AGCCACAATACCATTTCAATTGCATACCTAGTTAGGAAGTCTTCTAACAATATATAAATAATGTTTCATTTCAATCCCACCTTTTTGTTCTTTCGTTTTACAAAGTTAGCCCCCCTAAGTGCTGAACTTATAGGACTAGAGTCCAATTCATTAAGATTCATTCCAAACCCAAATGAGTTATACAATATATATAATACATTGCAGATGTAAAAAAGGAAATCTAGATAATGTAACAGTTTATTTTATAGACAGCATACAAAAAAGATTTCACCTAGATAATGATATTTAGCTATTCCATCTACAAAGGCAATAACAATGAAGCTGCTAAAGATCAGATTTTTACTAACAGTAAAATGAACATTCAGGGAGTGTCTGGAAAATATGAGCCAAGGATAGCTGCATAATTAAGCTTCTTGGACAGAGAATGGTAAGGCCACCATTAGGATAGTAGGTAGCCTTCAAAGATTCAGATATTCTGAGATTAGCTTTATTCAGATGTACATAAGTATATAAAGTACCATACCACCTTAGGTCAGGAAGCATGTGATTACTTTTGTTACCTGTATTTCCACAATTGTTTCTTTATATACAAAAGTATGGATTTCAGtgcttaaaaagaaaatgaagtaTTAGTGCTAAAACAAGTGATTTAGATATTTCTGTATTTGCAAATAAGTATTCCTTCACTTCATTTAAAAACATCCATATTGCCAAGATAAATGATTCTTTAGAACGTAGCAGCTGAAGAACCAACCATAAGGATGACAGAAAGACCCACAGAACCCTGAAGTATTTTTGCAGAAAAGTAGATTCTTTCTATGTCAATCTGCAAGTAATTTACCCCTAGATGGAATGAACTCTGGCTAACCTACCAGTGTTCCAAAAACAAATCATGCCAATTTGATTATACATAAAAGGCAACAGCTTTGATGCACATTTGGGAAATCTTCAATTTTACACATAAGCTCAAGAACATTTATAACTGTAGCTATTGAGAAAACAGTTTTAATTTGCCTGACAATTTCAAAGGAGCACTGTAGGGTAGATATGAATTTTACATGTAAGCAAATGTAATCATGGAATTCTGAAAATGTTACCATTGATGATGCAGTGTTACTAGGGAGGGTTAAACATATAGCATGCCAACTTTACCTATTTGAATCTTATTACACTCTTCAACAGTCTCCATGGGAACCAAGATTTATGGACAAGTTTTTACCTCGTGATACTTAAAACATCCAGAACACAAGACCAAACTTTATTTCAAACTACAAAGCATGAGACTGCACTACTTTACAAAAGGACAACTGACTGCCTAGATTCAAGAAGGAGCAGCCTAATGACGAGAAACAGGTTTGGTACTTGCTAACAGTGCATTTTGCGAGACAGTCTAaagattaagaaaaaaaaattacaggttCATAATGCAAGCCAAAGGTTTTTAAGATAGTTCTACCCCCTAGTTAACAGATCTTCAGTCATCATCTGTTGTCCTTGAACTGTGCAAACGAATGAAGTCTTGCCAATAGAAGCAGACATGTCATTCAAAGTAAAATATTATTGCATTTCCAATACTTGTGGACAGGCTTAAGATACTTATGACTTAAAGACATCTACATTTAACACTGGTATTCTAGGTATGCTTCAACTGTAATTTCACAACCCAAAGGGAGAATAAAGGTATTTGTCTGCTTGTTAAAaagtttccttcctttcctgaagAGAAGATACCACAGTTATTCCATAAATATAAAAACCATCAGCCCTACTTGAATTGTTTTACAATGGAGTAGCCATTCAATGTTACATATAGTTATTGAAATGGCTACATATACATATTTACATGTGAAAAACATAAGGATTTTTTGCCCTACAGAACACTGCACAGATGCATATGAAGCCTTTAGTGCTGCCCCATACAGTAACTTACAACAAGCCACTGCTCAAAAGCAAGATTAGTGCAAAGTTGTCCCAAGTTGTTCTGCTCTCCTGATAATTTATAAACTTTTGACCAATGTCCCTTATTGCAAACAGTTATTAGCATACTTGCTCCCTCCACAATGCCAATGACCAGATATTAACTGAATACATTTTACTCTGAAGACGCAGTACTGGCCAGGTTGATCTTTGAAAACTTTGGTTCAACACCTCAGTTTAAAATTTCAGAACTCTTCATTCTGACATGCACCTATAACATGGGAATTGAACTGCACAACAATAATTGTAATATCATCCCTGTACATCCGTGCCAACTCTTCTGGAAGACTGAGCATCTTGGACAGCCGTTCATGATCAACAGTGCCAAACTCATTATTCCCAACAGCATGGCGTATCAAATGAGTTGCTGCATTCTGATCTTCAAAGGCTGAAGAAACACGGGCTCTCCTTTCTGTTAAAAGGCCATGCATCTGCCCCAGAGTTACCTTGTAACCTCCAACAGCTATTGGCTGTTGATGATGAACACCCGTTAGGTATTCACCTACAATTCTAACCACATCTTGTCTGTGCATGGTTTCCCACAAACCGTCGGTCGCCAGTATCAAGAATTTGTCCTGAGGCCTTAGTTTATGATGTATAACCTCTGGCTCAGCTGTGAGGTAAGGAGGAGTATGGTAATTTGGTGGTATGAACTTTGTATATTCATTGTCATTGAGCTGATCTGGACCCGACTCTATCACTCTCTTCTGAAGGTCAATGCTCCATTTAAATTTGACATCTCCAAAAGCTCTGAAAGGCATCAGCAAGCCTAGTAACCGATCTTGTTTTACAGCAGTCTTTTCTTCAGACTTTGGATGCTCCATTTTGACTCGCTCCACCTCCCTTTCATTCTGTGCATTATGATCATAGGACAAAGCAACAGCAGACCATGACCCATCTTCTTCTTGGACACCAAGCATGGCTCTGCTGTCACCAGTGTTAGCAACATGCAAATCAACTCCATCCACATGAGCCACACAAGCAGTTGCACCAGAAAAGGCTACACGCAGAACCAGATAATTGAGAAAAGAATTTGGGTCTCCTACTTGGGCTTCCAAAGAAATATCATTGTCAAGTCTCTTAAAGGCATTAATTAAAGCCTCTTTTACATCAGTTGTTTCCCCAGTGTTGAGATCAATGAGTTCCTGCCAATATGTTCGTAGACTGTTAAAATACAGTTTGGAGGCTTCCTTACTGAAATAATCATTGGGGTGCTTGTGCCACTGTAAAATAGGTAACAGGGCCCTACCACTCTCTACAGCATTTTCTATTTCAAGTAAAGTCTCATGGGGTAACAGAGAAACAGCAATGTAATAAAAAAGTCTTTCACTGACAGCCTGTGCACAAGCACATCCTGCGTGGCCATCAAAGACACCAAGAAGCATCCCTCTTGTTTGTAAGCAAGTGGCTGCACTTCTTCGGTCTTCTATTGGAGCATTAGCTGGAAGCTGGTTGCTATCAAAGCCAAGGACAGAACTTAAGTTTTTGCCATCAAATTCTGGAACTTTAAAGCTGTATTCATTTGCCTTCAATATGCTGTTGACTTGTGGAGGGGTGAGGTAAAATCTCTGTGGTGTGGAGACATAGTTTCTGGCATGAATAAACTGAGTGAAGTTCTCTTTTGGCCTACAAAGCGTTGCAAGCTTCTTCTGCGGGGCATATCTTAAATGACTATGCGTTAAATGAGGTGACAAGCAACATAGATGTTTGTGGTGACAGTAGCATGCAGTATTGTATATCCTGCCAATCTCACAGTTGCGAATTAATGGGAGCAATAGCTGAGTTGGTGCTGGCATGGCATCAGAGAACAAAGGCAACCGGGGGCTTCTGACTGGAATCGCTGGAAGGAAAAGCACAAAACATTAACTTAGTAGGAATCTTGTAAGTAAATGTATTTACTTTGATTTAGACCACAATTTAACTTGCACCATGTCAACACTGTATGACAAGAAAACTCAAGGTGTGAATGGGGTCTCCTTGAAGATTACTTATGAGCTACAACTCCAACCTCCATTAATTTAAAGAGAATTAAGGCTGTTTCTTCAGAGAATGGGAAAACCCACCAAACTTTTTGGAAAAGTAGATTCACATCTACAACTCACTAGATCAAAAATGCTTTGAAGGGAGTATTTTTTAATTCCCGGAGGAATGGAGAAAACATAATTATAAAGCAAGATGGCTGCGAGCCAGGATCTCAGGTGCTAGAACTCCTTGGAAAAAACCTGAAAACAGGGCTCTTATCTGCTTACCAGCCacctaaaaacaataaaatccaGACAGGTTGGCCCCCATCGCCGAGAGGGAGGTGAGGCACTGGAGGGTCTTGCGGTGTGTGTTGGTGTGGACGGAGTTTGCCAACAAGCTGTGAGTGGGGCCTGCCGTGGACGCCGAGGCAGTGGCGTGGACTGGGAGGCGGCCGATAGAACAACGAACAGGGCCGGCGTCGCTGGGTGGAGTGAGGCGGCCGGGTGGTGGAATCGACGCCTGCAGGGCGAGTGGGGATGGAGACGAACGGAATCAACGCCTGCAGAGCGAGTGGGGCCGGAGACGTTTGCAAGGCGGTTGCGGCGACCGAGGCGCCGAACTGCTGACGTCGCCGGGCGCCAGGAGAGGCGCACCAACAGAGGAAGCGCGGGGATGTTGGCAGATGAAGCCGGGGTGCCACCGCTGAGGAGGAGAGCCCATGAAAGCAGCCAGGTGCACGGACAAAGCGGGGGCCCTGAGCGGACTGGTTATCTCCACAAGGAGAGCAATGGAGCTTTGCTACGTGGCAGGGGAACGCGAGGGGGGTCTCTGCCCTCCCCGGGTTCACCAGGTCACGTGGAGAGTACTGGACCTGGACCCTTGGCTGGTGGACCCTGCACCCGGTAGGGCGCCTACAGCCCACATTGTTACATCTGGCACGGCACTGCCTCGGCGCCAGCGCTCAGCTTTGCACTGACTTGCACTTTACCACTCTTAACATCCTACCTCACAT
Above is a window of Heteronotia binoei isolate CCM8104 ecotype False Entrance Well chromosome 7, APGP_CSIRO_Hbin_v1, whole genome shotgun sequence DNA encoding:
- the PDP1 gene encoding pyruvate dehyrogenase phosphatase catalytic subunit 1 isoform X1: MCVCPGPRRIAIPVRSPRLPLFSDAMPAPTQLLLPLIRNCEIGRIYNTACYCHHKHLCCLSPHLTHSHLRYAPQKKLATLCRPKENFTQFIHARNYVSTPQRFYLTPPQVNSILKANEYSFKVPEFDGKNLSSVLGFDSNQLPANAPIEDRRSAATCLQTRGMLLGVFDGHAGCACAQAVSERLFYYIAVSLLPHETLLEIENAVESGRALLPILQWHKHPNDYFSKEASKLYFNSLRTYWQELIDLNTGETTDVKEALINAFKRLDNDISLEAQVGDPNSFLNYLVLRVAFSGATACVAHVDGVDLHVANTGDSRAMLGVQEEDGSWSAVALSYDHNAQNEREVERVKMEHPKSEEKTAVKQDRLLGLLMPFRAFGDVKFKWSIDLQKRVIESGPDQLNDNEYTKFIPPNYHTPPYLTAEPEVIHHKLRPQDKFLILATDGLWETMHRQDVVRIVGEYLTGVHHQQPIAVGGYKVTLGQMHGLLTERRARVSSAFEDQNAATHLIRHAVGNNEFGTVDHERLSKMLSLPEELARMYRDDITIIVVQFNSHVIGACQNEEF
- the PDP1 gene encoding pyruvate dehyrogenase phosphatase catalytic subunit 1 isoform X2, coding for MPAPTQLLLPLIRNCEIGRIYNTACYCHHKHLCCLSPHLTHSHLRYAPQKKLATLCRPKENFTQFIHARNYVSTPQRFYLTPPQVNSILKANEYSFKVPEFDGKNLSSVLGFDSNQLPANAPIEDRRSAATCLQTRGMLLGVFDGHAGCACAQAVSERLFYYIAVSLLPHETLLEIENAVESGRALLPILQWHKHPNDYFSKEASKLYFNSLRTYWQELIDLNTGETTDVKEALINAFKRLDNDISLEAQVGDPNSFLNYLVLRVAFSGATACVAHVDGVDLHVANTGDSRAMLGVQEEDGSWSAVALSYDHNAQNEREVERVKMEHPKSEEKTAVKQDRLLGLLMPFRAFGDVKFKWSIDLQKRVIESGPDQLNDNEYTKFIPPNYHTPPYLTAEPEVIHHKLRPQDKFLILATDGLWETMHRQDVVRIVGEYLTGVHHQQPIAVGGYKVTLGQMHGLLTERRARVSSAFEDQNAATHLIRHAVGNNEFGTVDHERLSKMLSLPEELARMYRDDITIIVVQFNSHVIGACQNEEF